The Nocardia arthritidis genome has a window encoding:
- a CDS encoding cytochrome P450: protein MSALAERWKLDEQRFFWIYGEQGRAPKRVELDERTGIWNVHGHANALQVLNNPAIFSSGTGRLIPEQSEFDEGAITQLDPPRHTKLRKLVTAAFTPRAIAELEPRVHAIVDTLLSKVEGERGFDLITDFAYPLPITVITELLGVPADDHVLIQGWVDRMLSGTTELSLVDHENDSEIVDVLAQAKHITDYLRGLVKERVANPRDDMLTKLVQAEVDGERLTEPEIVNFANALLVAGHVTTTLLIGSTVLCLDAYPEADRAVRSDRSLMPTLLEETLRYFPPITMMARVTNAEVELGGVTIGPDQFVAVWSPTANRDDEVFADPFAFDPAREPNPHLSFGRGAHFCIGAALARREGYIAMNALFDRFPRLRVDPDGTPTFMTSPNLNGLTKLPVVVD, encoded by the coding sequence ATGTCCGCACTGGCTGAGCGATGGAAATTGGATGAACAGCGCTTCTTCTGGATTTACGGTGAGCAGGGGCGGGCGCCGAAACGGGTCGAGCTGGACGAGCGCACCGGCATCTGGAATGTGCACGGGCACGCCAACGCGCTGCAGGTGCTGAACAATCCGGCGATCTTCTCGTCGGGGACCGGCCGCCTCATCCCGGAGCAGAGCGAATTCGACGAGGGCGCCATCACCCAGCTGGATCCGCCGCGGCATACCAAGCTGCGCAAGCTGGTCACCGCCGCGTTCACCCCGCGGGCGATCGCCGAACTGGAACCGCGCGTGCACGCGATCGTCGACACGCTGCTGTCGAAGGTCGAAGGTGAGCGCGGATTCGATCTGATCACCGATTTCGCCTACCCGCTGCCGATCACGGTGATCACCGAACTGCTCGGGGTGCCCGCGGACGATCATGTGCTGATCCAGGGCTGGGTGGACCGAATGCTCAGCGGGACAACGGAACTGTCCCTCGTCGACCACGAGAACGACAGCGAGATCGTCGATGTGCTCGCGCAGGCCAAGCACATCACCGATTATCTGCGCGGGCTGGTGAAAGAGCGGGTGGCCAACCCGCGCGACGACATGCTCACCAAACTCGTCCAGGCCGAGGTGGACGGTGAGCGGCTGACCGAACCCGAGATCGTCAACTTCGCGAACGCGCTGCTGGTGGCGGGGCATGTCACCACGACACTGCTGATCGGCAGCACCGTGCTGTGTCTCGACGCATATCCGGAAGCAGACCGAGCGGTCCGCTCCGATCGGAGCCTGATGCCGACGCTGCTGGAGGAGACGCTGCGCTACTTCCCGCCGATCACCATGATGGCGCGGGTCACCAATGCCGAGGTCGAGCTCGGCGGCGTCACCATCGGACCCGACCAGTTCGTCGCGGTCTGGTCGCCGACAGCCAACCGCGACGACGAGGTCTTCGCCGACCCCTTCGCCTTCGACCCGGCGCGCGAACCGAATCCGCACCTGTCCTTCGGCCGCGGCGCGCACTTCTGCATCGGCGCCGCGCTCGCCAGGCGCGAGGGATATATCGCGATGAACGCGCTGTTCGATCGCTTTCCGAGGCTGCGCGTCGACCCGGACGGCACGCCGACGTTCATGACGAGCCCGAACCTCAACGGCCTGACCAAACTGCCCGTCGTCGTCGACTGA
- a CDS encoding toxin-antitoxin system HicB family antitoxin — protein sequence MDLTPYVDSLQQELLAAADSGEETALAQRLSAAVAAATRLTMLDVLSAAADEITRDLLPGSVELRLRGRNPYFVVASGQTAAEDEDDEVWASAAGAGRDIPASALNGKDGAVSRINFRPPEQLKQRIEAAASEAGLSVNAWLVQAVGVALAGDQRSRRGRRDGNRSGRFTGWVG from the coding sequence ATGGATCTAACGCCCTATGTCGACAGCCTGCAGCAAGAGCTACTGGCGGCGGCCGATTCCGGTGAGGAGACCGCGCTGGCGCAGCGCCTGTCCGCCGCCGTCGCGGCCGCCACCCGGTTGACCATGCTCGATGTGCTGTCCGCCGCCGCGGACGAGATCACCAGGGATCTGCTCCCCGGTTCGGTCGAGCTCCGGCTGCGCGGGCGTAACCCATATTTCGTGGTCGCCTCCGGCCAAACCGCTGCGGAGGACGAGGACGACGAGGTGTGGGCGTCCGCGGCGGGCGCCGGGCGGGATATCCCCGCGTCGGCGCTGAACGGCAAGGATGGCGCCGTCTCGCGGATCAACTTCCGCCCCCCGGAACAGCTCAAGCAGCGCATCGAGGCGGCTGCGAGCGAGGCGGGGCTTTCGGTCAACGCCTGGCTGGTCCAGGCGGTCGGTGTGGCGCTCGCCGGTGATCAGCGGTCCCGGCGGGGGCGCCGGGACGGCAACCGTTCCGGGCGCTTCACCGGCTGGGTCGGCTGA
- a CDS encoding alpha/beta fold hydrolase — protein sequence MLGREAKSAIERLAAAIVSVRPLVAGVGAPVRVVPNAGHDWPPGHRHAVRRLLDRIARRAGVEGLVLAEDVAFDDLQVFERVVSERLALGDCVRAAGIVPADLLGEVERIAAAAVAAGFDTFAHQETIASNDGVPLQVYSAGVGEETVVLVPACGMPAALTESWVRFLSRDRRVLTWESRGLFGAAEPLGDYAVDSRAQATDLFTVMAHYGAPSAHVVGFCGGAVIALLAAALRPKAIRSLSLWHGAYGFADGGPMTKHEKGMLELTTTAAADRAAATAVHTAFCEVMLTNTPTEVAHLVLYPYASPELLYRYCRLNFALTSTDVGRYLADVPQPTLVVTSRDDHTTHPAASERVAAALPNAHLWLTDHGDHISAFTAGDPLLRTAADFMTRAAESPTPQDDSPRIDVFTRQ from the coding sequence ATGCTTGGCAGAGAAGCGAAATCGGCGATAGAGCGGCTCGCCGCCGCCATCGTCTCGGTGCGGCCGCTCGTCGCCGGGGTCGGTGCGCCGGTGCGCGTCGTGCCGAATGCCGGGCACGATTGGCCGCCCGGTCACCGGCATGCGGTGCGCCGCCTGCTCGATCGGATCGCCCGGCGCGCCGGAGTCGAGGGTTTGGTGCTGGCCGAGGATGTGGCGTTCGACGATCTCCAGGTATTCGAACGGGTGGTGAGCGAGCGGCTCGCACTCGGTGACTGCGTGCGCGCCGCCGGGATCGTTCCCGCGGATCTGCTCGGTGAGGTGGAGCGGATCGCCGCGGCGGCGGTGGCGGCCGGTTTCGACACGTTCGCTCATCAGGAGACCATCGCCTCGAATGATGGTGTGCCGCTACAGGTTTACTCCGCGGGGGTGGGGGAGGAGACTGTCGTTCTCGTCCCCGCATGCGGTATGCCCGCCGCGCTCACGGAGTCATGGGTGCGCTTTCTTTCCCGCGACCGTCGTGTGCTGACCTGGGAGAGTCGCGGATTATTCGGTGCGGCTGAGCCTTTAGGTGACTACGCCGTGGACAGCCGGGCGCAGGCCACCGACCTGTTCACGGTCATGGCGCACTATGGTGCGCCGAGCGCGCACGTCGTCGGATTCTGCGGCGGGGCGGTCATCGCACTGCTGGCCGCCGCATTGCGGCCCAAGGCAATTCGCTCGCTCAGCCTGTGGCACGGCGCATACGGATTCGCCGACGGCGGCCCGATGACCAAGCACGAGAAGGGAATGCTCGAACTGACCACCACCGCCGCGGCCGACCGCGCCGCCGCGACGGCCGTGCACACCGCCTTCTGCGAGGTGATGCTCACCAACACGCCCACCGAGGTGGCCCACCTCGTGCTGTACCCATACGCGAGCCCGGAACTGCTCTACCGGTACTGCCGCCTGAATTTCGCATTGACCAGCACCGACGTCGGCCGGTACCTCGCCGACGTGCCGCAGCCCACGCTCGTCGTCACCAGCCGCGACGACCACACCACCCATCCCGCCGCTTCCGAACGAGTAGCGGCGGCCCTGCCGAACGCCCACCTCTGGCTGACCGACCACGGCGACCACATCTCGGCGTTCACCGCGGGCGACCCCCTACTCCGCACGGCCGCCGACTTCATGACCCGAGCCGCCGAATCGCCTACGCCACAGGACGATTCCCCACGCATCGACGTGTTCACCCGGCAGTAG
- a CDS encoding DUF4097 family beta strand repeat-containing protein has protein sequence MPTFVTPEPIAVSVTVTSAEVRLVASERADTVVSVEPVDKASKSDVDTAERTKVEFATGQLTVTTPSPGMLRVSKRSSVRVTIELPADSTLLAKLMHARVRTEGRLGDCDVRLTSGQAQLDCVGALRASLMHDDIAVEHVTGSAEIDSLSGSARIGEVDGILRFKGTKGGIWIGDASDDLDIRSVNGDIEIDRADSNVTAVTVDGAVRVGRLTHGHADLMNSSANIEIGISNGTAAWVEADSKKGAVRNNLPVQQNPDEFDNTVKVRARTRSGDIIIRRAADESGSSAD, from the coding sequence ATGCCCACATTCGTTACGCCGGAACCCATCGCGGTATCGGTCACGGTCACCAGCGCCGAGGTTCGGCTGGTCGCGAGCGAGCGGGCCGACACCGTGGTATCGGTCGAACCGGTCGACAAGGCGAGTAAATCCGATGTGGATACCGCCGAGCGGACGAAGGTCGAGTTCGCGACCGGTCAGCTGACGGTCACCACGCCGTCGCCCGGCATGCTGCGGGTGAGCAAGCGCAGTTCGGTCCGCGTCACCATCGAACTGCCCGCCGATTCCACCCTGCTCGCGAAGCTGATGCACGCGCGGGTGCGCACCGAGGGCAGGCTCGGCGACTGCGACGTGCGGCTGACATCGGGACAGGCGCAGCTCGATTGCGTCGGCGCGCTGCGCGCGAGCCTGATGCACGACGATATCGCGGTCGAGCACGTCACCGGCTCCGCCGAGATCGACAGCCTGTCCGGTTCGGCGCGCATCGGCGAGGTCGACGGCATCCTCCGGTTCAAGGGCACCAAGGGCGGGATCTGGATCGGCGACGCCTCCGACGATCTCGACATCCGTTCGGTGAACGGCGATATCGAGATCGACCGCGCCGACAGCAATGTCACCGCGGTGACGGTCGATGGCGCCGTTCGGGTCGGCCGGTTGACGCACGGGCACGCCGATCTGATGAACAGTTCGGCGAATATCGAGATCGGCATCAGCAATGGCACCGCGGCCTGGGTGGAGGCCGACAGCAAGAAGGGTGCGGTGCGCAACAACCTTCCGGTGCAACAGAATCCGGACGAGTTCGACAACACGGTCAAGGTGCGCGCCCGAACTCGCTCGGGCGACATCATCATCCGGCGCGCCGCCGATGAAAGCGGCTCCTCGGCCGATTGA
- a CDS encoding acyltransferase family protein, with amino-acid sequence MAQSAAAANGATPTETAAVTNATTSKSAAAQSIATSEPTVADPRRDRPALPSLTGARWWAAFSVFILHSLVFLPVYPFQKSEFFRRLHYWFPMQLGAAGVTFFFVLSGFIIYWSYKPGMTVRLFYRRRVLKIYPTHLLAAAIFIAAAGPPLARTVVWLPDLLLIHNWVPKWTTVGGLNVPSWSLTSEMLFYLSFPLMLPLVRRIPARLLLPAAGVLLLGILAMHTAYFLWVPGPKGIANAFAPRLVPGELSPHFELHAAPIWFTQPDIPVAQSYWLSYNFPASRLPEFFLGVLAARMVLEGRWHNTRLAPPLLALFLAYAATWVVPVNYKMSALLLAPTTAVVATLATRDLNGHRGLNSNPALVWLGNISYAFYLIQFPVMVIVTRTLIGGGRYGFGGWAGFATLCLAVSVAAAAMIYHWVDVPIMRRFAGKRPAPLAIGRRGP; translated from the coding sequence GTGGCGCAATCCGCTGCGGCGGCGAACGGTGCCACGCCGACAGAGACCGCCGCGGTCACCAACGCCACGACATCGAAAAGCGCTGCGGCGCAGAGCATTGCGACCTCGGAGCCCACTGTCGCGGATCCCCGGCGGGACCGTCCGGCGCTGCCATCGCTGACCGGCGCGCGGTGGTGGGCGGCCTTCTCGGTGTTCATCCTGCACTCGCTGGTGTTCCTGCCGGTATATCCGTTCCAGAAGTCGGAATTCTTTCGGCGGCTGCACTATTGGTTTCCGATGCAGCTGGGCGCGGCGGGCGTCACCTTCTTCTTCGTGCTCTCCGGATTCATCATCTACTGGTCGTACAAGCCGGGGATGACGGTGCGGCTGTTCTACCGGCGGCGAGTGCTGAAGATCTATCCGACGCACCTGCTGGCGGCGGCAATATTCATCGCCGCGGCGGGTCCGCCGCTGGCGCGCACGGTGGTGTGGTTGCCGGATCTGCTGCTGATACACAACTGGGTACCGAAGTGGACCACGGTCGGCGGACTGAATGTGCCCTCGTGGTCGCTTACCTCGGAAATGCTGTTCTACCTGAGCTTTCCGCTGATGCTGCCGCTGGTGCGGCGAATACCGGCGCGACTGCTGCTGCCCGCCGCGGGTGTGCTGCTGCTCGGTATTCTCGCCATGCACACCGCATACTTCCTGTGGGTTCCCGGACCGAAGGGCATCGCGAATGCCTTTGCGCCACGGCTGGTTCCGGGTGAGTTGTCACCGCATTTCGAGCTGCACGCCGCGCCCATCTGGTTCACGCAACCGGATATCCCTGTCGCACAGTCATATTGGCTCAGCTACAACTTCCCGGCCTCGCGCCTGCCGGAGTTCTTCCTAGGTGTGCTCGCGGCCCGCATGGTGCTGGAAGGACGCTGGCACAACACCCGTCTAGCGCCGCCGCTGCTAGCCCTGTTCCTCGCGTACGCGGCGACATGGGTGGTGCCGGTGAACTACAAAATGTCGGCGCTGCTGCTCGCACCGACGACAGCCGTGGTCGCCACGCTCGCGACGCGCGACCTCAACGGCCACCGCGGCCTCAACTCCAACCCCGCACTGGTATGGCTGGGAAATATCTCCTACGCCTTCTACCTGATCCAGTTCCCGGTAATGGTGATCGTCACGCGCACCCTGATCGGCGGCGGCCGCTACGGATTCGGCGGCTGGGCCGGATTCGCGACACTATGCCTGGCCGTCTCGGTGGCAGCGGCAGCCATGATCTATCACTGGGTCGACGTGCCGATCATGCGCCGGTTCGCGGGAAAACGCCCCGCACCGTTGGCAATCGGCCGACGCGGACCATAA
- a CDS encoding S9 family peptidase, whose protein sequence is MELDASAYRTAEQLLRHNRAGLVLGGKVRPRWTADGGFWYTVDTERGRQFILVDPVEGVRRPAFDHERLAAALAAASGQSVDAAALPFAAFETAGDAIEFDAFGTHWRCALGEYTCAPAEARPAVNLLEVASPDGKIAVFRAGYDLRARSLTGGADWALTEDGTRERDYGSNPDYFMYSTLLASLGVPHLPPSVAWSPDSTRVLTHRTDQRGVRETHLTRVMPAGGGAPELLTQRFAIPGDEHQPMAELVVLDIAAGTVIPALAEPIPMSMSSPIARQWAWWSDDGSAVYYLNTTRYAKELSLHRLDPVSGEVRTILSESATTWIEPAQRFAQAPIVKVLGSEVLWFSQRDGWGHLYRYGIEDGALRNQVTSGEWVVQQILHVDEHVVYFLASGLIAADPYRRTVCRVGLDGSDFTRLTDDDLDHAVTVSPDGSYFIDSASTTDIAPVHTVRGWDGGVRVELERADISRLVATGWTPPQRFRATAADGSTDIDGMLYLPHGFDPDKRYPVLDHPYGFPIANRVAPCFDPGYYGTDAEVLAALGFAVIAVDGRGSPGRSKAFHDAAYGRLADAAGLADHVAALRELAATRPWLDLDRVGVFGTSSGGFAAARALLDFPDVFKAGVAETGMHDMRYVDLGIAEMYNGPLGDAYTAAANAEFADRLVGKLLLVHGGLDDSVSPDLTLRLAEALVRADRDFELLIVPGADHFGTGYQHYLNRRRWDFLVRNVMGAEPPAGYRLTPIPMDMDAVAELFG, encoded by the coding sequence ATGGAACTCGACGCGAGCGCCTACCGGACGGCGGAGCAGCTGCTGCGGCACAATCGGGCTGGGCTGGTGCTCGGCGGTAAGGTGCGGCCGCGCTGGACCGCCGACGGCGGCTTCTGGTACACGGTGGACACCGAGCGAGGACGGCAGTTCATCCTCGTCGACCCGGTCGAGGGTGTCCGGCGGCCCGCATTCGACCACGAGCGGCTCGCGGCGGCGCTCGCGGCCGCGTCCGGGCAGTCGGTCGATGCCGCGGCGCTGCCGTTCGCCGCATTCGAAACAGCCGGGGACGCAATCGAATTCGATGCGTTCGGCACGCACTGGCGATGCGCGCTCGGCGAATACACCTGCGCACCGGCCGAGGCCCGCCCGGCGGTCAACCTGCTCGAAGTCGCCTCGCCCGACGGCAAAATCGCGGTCTTCCGCGCCGGATACGACCTGCGCGCCCGCTCGCTCACCGGCGGCGCGGACTGGGCGCTCACCGAGGACGGCACCCGCGAACGCGACTACGGTTCCAACCCGGACTATTTCATGTACTCGACGCTGCTGGCCTCGCTCGGGGTGCCGCATCTGCCGCCGTCGGTCGCGTGGTCGCCCGATTCGACCCGGGTGCTCACCCATCGGACCGATCAGCGCGGCGTCCGGGAAACCCATCTGACGCGGGTCATGCCCGCGGGCGGCGGCGCACCCGAACTGCTCACCCAGCGCTTCGCGATCCCCGGTGACGAACATCAGCCGATGGCCGAACTCGTCGTGCTGGATATCGCCGCTGGCACGGTGATTCCGGCTCTCGCCGAACCGATCCCGATGTCGATGAGTTCACCGATCGCCCGGCAGTGGGCGTGGTGGTCGGACGACGGTTCGGCCGTGTACTACCTGAATACGACGCGGTACGCGAAGGAGCTGAGCCTGCACCGGCTCGACCCGGTATCCGGCGAGGTGCGCACCATCCTGTCCGAGTCGGCGACGACCTGGATCGAACCGGCGCAGCGATTCGCGCAGGCGCCCATCGTCAAGGTGCTCGGGTCGGAGGTGCTGTGGTTCTCCCAGCGCGACGGCTGGGGGCACCTGTACCGCTACGGCATCGAGGACGGTGCGCTGCGCAACCAGGTGACCTCCGGCGAGTGGGTGGTGCAGCAGATACTGCACGTCGACGAGCACGTCGTCTACTTCCTCGCGTCGGGCCTGATCGCGGCGGACCCCTATCGCAGGACGGTGTGCCGGGTCGGCCTCGACGGCTCGGATTTCACCAGGCTGACCGATGACGACCTCGACCATGCGGTGACGGTCTCGCCGGACGGGTCGTACTTCATCGACTCGGCATCCACCACCGACATCGCGCCGGTGCACACGGTGCGCGGCTGGGACGGCGGCGTGCGCGTCGAACTGGAACGGGCCGATATCTCCCGGCTCGTGGCGACCGGATGGACCCCGCCGCAGCGTTTTCGGGCGACCGCCGCCGACGGCTCCACCGACATTGACGGAATGCTTTACCTCCCACACGGATTCGATCCGGACAAGCGCTACCCGGTGCTCGACCATCCATACGGATTCCCGATCGCGAACCGCGTCGCCCCGTGCTTCGATCCCGGCTATTACGGTACCGACGCGGAAGTGCTTGCGGCGCTTGGCTTTGCGGTGATCGCGGTGGACGGGCGCGGTTCGCCGGGCCGGAGCAAGGCGTTCCACGACGCCGCGTACGGTCGGTTGGCCGACGCGGCCGGGCTCGCGGATCATGTTGCGGCGCTGCGTGAATTGGCCGCGACCCGGCCGTGGCTCGACCTGGACCGGGTCGGGGTGTTCGGCACATCCTCCGGTGGTTTCGCCGCCGCGCGGGCGCTGCTCGACTTCCCGGATGTCTTCAAGGCGGGCGTCGCCGAGACCGGCATGCACGATATGCGCTACGTCGACCTCGGTATCGCCGAGATGTACAACGGCCCGCTCGGCGATGCGTATACGGCGGCGGCCAATGCGGAATTCGCGGACCGGCTCGTCGGCAAACTCCTGCTGGTGCACGGCGGTCTGGACGACAGCGTCTCACCCGATCTGACGCTGCGGCTGGCCGAGGCGCTGGTGCGGGCGGACCGCGATTTCGAACTGCTCATCGTGCCCGGCGCCGACCATTTCGGCACCGGCTATCAGCACTACCTCAACCGGCGCCGCTGGGACTTCCTGGTCCGCAACGTGATGGGCGCCGAACCGCCGGCCGGGTATCGGCTCACCCCGATCCCGATGGATATGGACGCCGTCGCCGAACTGTTCGGCTGA
- a CDS encoding SGNH/GDSL hydrolase family protein has product MTHTRAGRLLVTLASAVAVAMSAANTAAADPAAGREVVVLGDSYTSNGWDWSFTNTCVRGQTSWPNQLSGRLGLAGSPDFLDESCTGATIDSGHSTTLLVQARSASQAAAFGPRTKLVALQFGLNDKWGTNDMTVWSALGTCLFNLVDGCGLDAAQQGRITDYHAVSGELYAERIRTVVEYIQYYAPSARIVLVGYPELFPPGQQTLCFDFFGMPFVQPRGAALTVYLDRLDQAQRKAAQLLGIEFFDARAVTAGHGLCTAEPWVNGFLDPKVNQGVAFHPSAAGDAAVADGLAALAGR; this is encoded by the coding sequence GTGACGCACACGAGAGCAGGCCGCCTGCTGGTGACGTTGGCATCAGCGGTCGCCGTGGCGATGAGCGCGGCGAACACCGCGGCGGCCGACCCCGCCGCGGGCCGGGAGGTCGTCGTCCTCGGCGATTCGTACACGTCGAACGGATGGGACTGGAGTTTCACGAATACCTGTGTGCGCGGCCAGACTTCGTGGCCCAACCAGCTCAGCGGCCGGCTCGGCCTGGCGGGCAGCCCGGATTTCCTGGACGAGTCGTGCACCGGCGCGACGATCGACAGCGGGCACAGCACCACGCTGCTGGTGCAGGCGAGGTCGGCGAGTCAGGCGGCCGCGTTCGGCCCGCGGACGAAGCTGGTGGCCCTGCAGTTCGGCCTGAACGACAAGTGGGGCACCAACGATATGACGGTGTGGTCGGCACTGGGGACGTGCCTGTTCAACCTGGTCGACGGGTGCGGGCTGGACGCGGCCCAGCAGGGCCGGATAACCGACTACCACGCGGTATCCGGTGAGCTGTATGCCGAGCGGATCCGGACCGTCGTCGAATACATCCAGTACTACGCGCCGAGCGCGCGGATCGTCCTTGTCGGCTATCCCGAACTCTTTCCGCCCGGCCAGCAGACGCTGTGTTTCGACTTCTTCGGAATGCCGTTCGTGCAGCCGCGCGGTGCGGCGCTGACCGTATATCTGGATCGGCTCGACCAGGCCCAGCGCAAAGCGGCCCAGTTGCTCGGCATCGAATTCTTCGATGCGCGCGCGGTGACCGCCGGGCACGGGCTGTGCACGGCCGAACCGTGGGTGAACGGATTCCTCGATCCGAAGGTCAACCAGGGTGTCGCATTCCATCCGTCCGCGGCGGGCGATGCGGCGGTGGCCGACGGTCTCGCCGCGCTGGCCGGGCGTTGA
- a CDS encoding cytochrome P450 family protein, translated as MSMTAINLMDPEFTTNPAAAYGRLREEAPVVPVNFPGVAAPVWLITRYEDVKAALTDPRFVVDRNNVPGLNEPSARDQIMEAMGVPEDLRPHLTTMVNMDGRAHSRLRTLVSPAFTSRRMDALRSRVEIVAAQLADDLRRKPEPDLLADFSAHLSGTIICELVGVDEADRAEVRGWIQGFAGDDQTRILERARLLVNYTKDLIARRRAEPGDDTISKLLAAEADGDQLTDTEIVTMFTMLIQTGYVTTAHFIPNAVVTLLDHPDQLDRLRADPELLPHAVDELLRVAGPITVGTMMYATEDLNLAGTPIRRGDTLAGCLVSANHDPRVFDDPDRFDIARIPASGRNHLAFYYGSHFCLGARLAEVESEVALRELLLARDGLSLAIERNQLEHHPNPIGNLLVRLPVHF; from the coding sequence ATGTCCATGACCGCCATAAATTTGATGGATCCCGAATTCACCACGAATCCGGCCGCCGCATATGGACGGCTGCGCGAGGAGGCGCCGGTCGTCCCGGTGAATTTTCCCGGAGTGGCCGCACCGGTCTGGTTGATCACGCGCTACGAGGATGTCAAGGCGGCGCTGACCGATCCGCGGTTCGTCGTCGACCGCAACAATGTGCCGGGACTGAACGAACCGAGTGCCAGGGATCAAATAATGGAGGCGATGGGCGTTCCGGAGGATCTCCGGCCGCACCTGACCACCATGGTGAATATGGATGGCCGGGCGCACTCCCGGCTGCGCACCCTGGTGAGTCCCGCCTTCACCAGCCGCCGAATGGACGCACTGCGCTCGCGCGTCGAGATCGTCGCCGCGCAATTGGCCGATGACCTGCGGCGCAAGCCGGAGCCGGATCTGCTCGCCGACTTCTCGGCGCACCTGTCCGGCACCATCATCTGCGAGCTGGTCGGCGTCGACGAGGCCGACCGGGCGGAGGTGCGCGGCTGGATTCAGGGCTTCGCGGGCGACGATCAAACCCGCATCCTGGAGCGCGCCCGACTCCTCGTGAACTACACGAAGGATCTCATCGCGCGGCGGCGCGCCGAACCCGGCGACGACACGATTTCGAAACTGCTCGCCGCCGAGGCGGATGGCGACCAGTTGACCGATACCGAGATCGTCACGATGTTCACCATGCTCATCCAGACCGGGTATGTGACCACAGCGCATTTCATCCCGAATGCCGTGGTGACTCTGCTCGATCACCCCGATCAACTGGATCGGCTGCGCGCGGATCCCGAATTGCTGCCGCACGCCGTCGACGAGCTGCTGCGGGTCGCGGGCCCGATCACGGTCGGCACCATGATGTACGCGACCGAGGACCTGAATTTGGCGGGCACGCCCATCCGGCGCGGCGACACCTTGGCGGGCTGCCTGGTCTCCGCCAATCACGACCCCCGGGTATTCGACGATCCGGACCGTTTCGATATCGCGAGGATTCCCGCGTCCGGCCGTAACCACCTGGCCTTCTACTACGGCTCGCACTTCTGCCTCGGCGCGCGGCTGGCGGAGGTGGAGAGCGAGGTGGCGCTGCGGGAGCTGCTGCTGGCCCGCGACGGGTTATCCCTGGCTATCGAGCGGAACCAGCTCGAACACCATCCGAATCCGATCGGAAACCTGCTGGTGCGGCTGCCCGTGCACTTCTGA
- a CDS encoding cytochrome P450, with amino-acid sequence MTDSLSVPVQLPIMRAADRPFDPPPELAELRERTPLRRLAMPGGYGGWLVTSHALVRAVLGDQRFSVRHELMHSPFPGTEGVEVPAAPPGHFSAFDPPEHTRFRKLLTGKFTVRRMAQLTARLEQITAECLGAMDGMEPPVDLVQAFARPIPTAMICELLGVPDQEQELFHRLSRLNELDVTPEETVELTTGLDKYMHELVLAKRATPTDDLLSDVAASDLTEEELTGVGTLLLGTGLDTTANMLAFGVFALLAHPDQLALLRRGDGDSDAVVEELLRYLSIQWFSARVALDDVELDGQRIEPGDMVVLSLHAANRDPERFPDPDALDIQRRAVGHLAFGHGIHQCLGQQLARVEMRVAYPALLQRFPTLRLAVAPEEVPLRIGAMYGVHRLPVAWDRA; translated from the coding sequence ATGACCGATTCCCTGTCCGTGCCGGTGCAGCTGCCGATCATGCGCGCTGCCGACCGACCGTTCGATCCGCCGCCGGAGCTCGCCGAACTGCGCGAGCGGACGCCGCTGCGCAGGCTCGCGATGCCGGGCGGATACGGCGGGTGGTTGGTGACCAGTCACGCCCTGGTTCGCGCGGTGCTCGGGGATCAGCGCTTCAGCGTCCGGCACGAGCTCATGCACTCACCATTTCCGGGCACGGAGGGCGTCGAGGTGCCCGCGGCCCCGCCGGGGCATTTCAGCGCCTTCGATCCGCCGGAGCACACGCGTTTCCGGAAACTGTTGACGGGCAAGTTCACCGTCCGCCGGATGGCCCAGCTCACCGCCCGGCTGGAGCAGATCACCGCCGAATGTCTCGGCGCGATGGACGGTATGGAGCCGCCGGTGGATCTGGTGCAGGCGTTCGCCCGCCCGATTCCCACCGCGATGATCTGCGAGCTGCTCGGCGTGCCCGATCAGGAACAGGAGCTGTTCCACCGGCTTTCCCGGCTGAACGAACTGGACGTGACCCCGGAGGAGACCGTCGAGCTCACCACCGGGCTGGACAAATACATGCACGAGCTGGTGCTGGCCAAGCGCGCCACGCCGACCGACGATCTGCTCAGCGATGTCGCGGCGAGCGATCTCACCGAGGAGGAGCTCACCGGCGTCGGGACGCTGCTGCTCGGCACCGGCCTCGACACCACCGCCAATATGCTCGCGTTCGGCGTCTTCGCGCTGCTCGCCCATCCCGATCAGCTCGCCCTGCTGCGCCGCGGCGACGGCGATTCCGACGCGGTGGTCGAGGAACTGTTGCGCTACTTGAGCATTCAGTGGTTCTCCGCACGGGTGGCGCTGGACGACGTCGAGCTGGACGGGCAGCGGATCGAGCCGGGCGACATGGTGGTGCTCTCGCTGCACGCGGCCAACCGTGACCCGGAACGCTTCCCGGATCCCGACGCGCTGGACATCCAGCGGCGCGCCGTCGGACACCTGGCCTTCGGGCACGGCATCCACCAGTGCCTCGGCCAGCAACTGGCCCGCGTCGAAATGCGCGTCGCGTATCCGGCTCTGCTGCAACGGTTTCCGACCTTGCGCCTCGCGGTCGCGCCCGAGGAGGTGCCGCTGCGCATCGGCGCCATGTACGGCGTGCACCGGCTGCCGGTCGCATGGGACCGGGCGTGA